In one Nostoc sp. KVJ3 genomic region, the following are encoded:
- a CDS encoding amino acid adenylation domain-containing protein, whose translation MKTLDELLSELRQRDVKLWLEGERLRYRAAKDSLTPELLTELKIQKAEIINFLRQITTAANSQIPPIVACERNGNLPLSFGQQRLWFLHQFEPDSSSNNMPVVVRFTGNLNVAVLEESLREVVRRHEVLRTTFPAVNGKPTQVIATDVSLTLPIIDLRQVPDEKREAEALLLATKEAHQPFDLANGPILRLLLLRLSDREHLLIWNMHCIVCDGASSDVFYQDFTIIYKALSAGKASPLTPLPVQYADFTNWQYQWLQGEVLESQVNYWKQKLEGNLPIIKLPYDHPRPQGVQTYRGDRAALLLSKTLNHALTDLSQKWGVTLFMTLLTVFELLLYRYSGQEDLLISFASASRGQVETERLIGFFSNTLVMRGNLAGNPTFRQLLDRVRKDCLEAYSHQDLPFERLIEELRPEQQSRNSSPLFQVKFSLNPPWSNGRGMGAVQLPDLTITSLFGYIYHGKTKYDLTLVLREQDNGLGMVFDYNAEMFDASTIKRMLGHFKTLLEGIVANPDQPIAELPLLTASEQHQLLVDWYGKQADYPQNTCIHQWFEAQAKRTPNNIAASFENQQLTYQELNQRANQLAHYLQTLGVKSGVLVGLNVEPSLEMIVGLLGILKAGGTYVSIAPTSGQDSLAFILEDAQISLVLTESSLVEKLSEHQAQLICLDDDWEEIAVHANENPGYYITDQTLACVMYVSGGNGKPNGIGITHHNLVTHSLAISDTWELTQSDRLLLLPSISCDSFIESLFPSWITGASAIIQSQKLPNSTAQFFPFISQQEITVINLPTSFWYELVNEPSVSSQTLPVSLRLVMVGGEKVSRNAYLTWVEKVGKQVRWLNAYGSLETTLTATVYDPETATEASNTRSEIPIGRAVANTKIYILDQRSQPLPVGVTGEIYISGIGVVQGYFNRPELTSKKFIPNPFSSESGSYLYRSGDFGRYLSDGNIEFIGRRDNQAKIRGFRIELTEIETILDQYPGVQNAVVIAIEDVSGDKHLVAYLVPKQDETIGSEQLLSFLQQKLPEHLLPTFVIVDSLPLNANGQVDRQALLALNPTNTEREKIFATAENPLQLQLTEIWENVLGIHPIGITDNFFDLGGHSLLAVRLFSQIEKIVGKNLALSILLQAPTIEQLANIVEREICSKPGIAAVPTADVKSETSIPWSSLVAIQPNGSKPPFFCVHGLGGEVLRFRELAVHLGSDQPFYGLQPQGLDGKQLPYTRIEDMAAHYIQQIQTIQPHEPYLIGGYSSGGLIAYEMARQLAIQGKKVALLVLFDTYGSKNTESLSLQKPASRDWKSLLAIASNYLIEQVKGNTERFKYQIKEILWRFVFHFHLILGRPLPYSNRKYMVENATIQALRKYALQVYSGKATVFRTEDGLVVEQREADSKMGWGKLALGGVDIYDISGIHNSIFKEPYVRSVSEKMKSCIDQIIAET comes from the coding sequence ATGAAAACTTTAGATGAACTACTATCTGAGTTACGTCAGCGCGATGTCAAACTTTGGCTAGAGGGCGAACGCTTACGCTATCGAGCAGCGAAAGATAGTCTCACGCCGGAATTGCTCACCGAGTTAAAAATTCAAAAAGCCGAAATCATTAACTTTCTAAGACAAATTACTACAGCTGCCAATTCACAGATTCCCCCAATTGTCGCTTGTGAACGGAATGGCAACTTGCCACTTTCCTTTGGTCAGCAACGGTTATGGTTCCTTCATCAGTTTGAACCTGATAGTTCCTCAAATAATATGCCGGTTGTGGTGCGTTTTACAGGGAATCTCAATGTTGCTGTCCTAGAGGAAAGTTTGAGAGAAGTCGTCCGTCGCCATGAAGTTCTGCGGACAACTTTTCCAGCAGTGAATGGAAAGCCGACTCAAGTTATCGCCACCGATGTTTCCTTGACGCTGCCTATAATTGACTTGCGGCAAGTACCAGATGAAAAACGGGAGGCTGAAGCTCTCCTACTGGCAACTAAAGAAGCTCATCAACCCTTTGATCTCGCCAATGGGCCGATTTTGCGGTTGCTGCTGCTGCGATTGAGCGATCGCGAGCATCTGCTAATCTGGAATATGCACTGCATAGTTTGTGATGGAGCTTCTTCTGATGTATTCTATCAAGACTTCACTATCATCTATAAAGCATTGTCGGCTGGGAAAGCTTCTCCCTTAACTCCCTTACCAGTGCAGTATGCTGATTTTACCAATTGGCAATATCAATGGCTCCAGGGAGAGGTTTTAGAGTCACAGGTAAACTACTGGAAGCAAAAGCTAGAAGGCAATTTACCAATCATTAAGTTACCTTACGATCATCCCCGTCCTCAAGGTGTGCAAACTTACCGAGGCGATCGCGCCGCTCTGCTGCTATCAAAGACGCTGAACCATGCCCTGACAGACCTGAGTCAAAAATGGGGTGTTACCCTGTTCATGACTCTACTGACAGTGTTTGAGCTATTGCTATACCGTTATTCTGGACAAGAAGACCTACTGATTAGCTTTGCAAGTGCAAGTCGGGGACAAGTAGAAACCGAGCGGCTGATTGGATTTTTCTCTAATACTCTTGTAATGCGGGGTAACTTAGCAGGAAATCCAACTTTCCGACAATTGTTAGACCGAGTGCGTAAGGATTGCTTAGAGGCTTATAGCCATCAAGACTTACCATTTGAGAGACTAATTGAAGAACTTAGACCAGAACAACAAAGTCGGAACAGTTCGCCTTTATTTCAAGTAAAGTTCTCCCTCAATCCTCCTTGGTCAAATGGTCGTGGTATGGGAGCAGTGCAACTACCTGATTTGACTATCACTTCTCTATTTGGTTACATCTATCATGGTAAAACCAAATACGATCTGACATTAGTCTTGCGGGAACAGGATAATGGTCTGGGTATGGTATTTGATTACAATGCCGAGATGTTTGATGCCAGTACCATAAAGCGGATGTTGGGACACTTCAAAACTTTACTCGAAGGTATTGTTGCTAATCCCGATCAGCCGATTGCCGAATTACCCCTGTTGACAGCATCTGAACAACATCAATTATTGGTTGATTGGTATGGCAAACAGGCTGATTATCCCCAGAATACTTGTATCCATCAGTGGTTTGAGGCTCAAGCTAAACGAACTCCAAATAATATTGCAGCAAGTTTTGAAAATCAGCAACTAACCTATCAAGAACTCAACCAGCGTGCAAATCAGCTAGCCCACTATTTGCAAACTCTAGGGGTAAAATCGGGGGTACTCGTCGGTCTTAATGTAGAGCCTTCCTTAGAGATGATTGTGGGACTGTTGGGTATTTTGAAAGCAGGGGGAACTTACGTATCTATAGCTCCGACATCAGGGCAAGATAGTCTAGCTTTCATTTTAGAAGATGCCCAAATATCTTTAGTGTTAACCGAAAGCTCATTGGTTGAGAAACTCTCTGAGCATCAGGCACAACTTATCTGTTTGGATGATGATTGGGAAGAGATCGCCGTACACGCAAATGAAAATCCAGGATATTACATCACTGATCAGACTCTCGCCTGTGTGATGTATGTGTCCGGCGGCAATGGAAAACCCAATGGTATAGGCATTACCCACCATAATCTCGTCACCCACAGCCTAGCAATTAGTGACACTTGGGAGTTGACCCAGAGCGATCGCCTCCTCCTACTACCTAGTATCAGTTGCGATTCTTTCATTGAATCACTTTTCCCTAGTTGGATTACTGGTGCTAGCGCAATTATCCAGTCTCAAAAGCTACCAAACTCGACGGCGCAGTTTTTCCCATTCATTTCTCAACAAGAGATTACCGTTATTAATCTACCTACTTCTTTTTGGTATGAGTTAGTTAACGAGCCATCTGTATCTTCACAAACCTTGCCAGTCAGCTTGCGCTTAGTTATGGTTGGTGGTGAAAAAGTCTCACGCAATGCTTATTTAACTTGGGTAGAAAAAGTTGGCAAGCAAGTACGCTGGCTGAATGCCTACGGATCGCTAGAAACAACTTTAACCGCCACGGTTTACGATCCGGAAACTGCTACTGAAGCCAGTAACACTCGGTCAGAAATTCCCATAGGGAGAGCGGTCGCCAATACAAAAATCTACATTCTCGATCAGCGATCGCAACCCCTACCAGTTGGCGTTACTGGCGAAATCTACATCAGTGGTATTGGTGTTGTACAAGGCTACTTTAACCGTCCCGAATTAACATCTAAGAAATTTATCCCTAATCCCTTTAGCAGCGAATCCGGGTCATACCTTTACAGAAGTGGCGACTTTGGACGCTACTTAAGTGACGGCAATATTGAGTTTATTGGCCGCCGAGATAATCAGGCTAAAATTCGCGGTTTTCGGATTGAGTTGACAGAAATTGAGACGATTTTGGATCAATATCCAGGCGTGCAGAACGCTGTGGTGATTGCTATAGAAGATGTTTCTGGGGACAAACATTTAGTTGCTTATCTTGTTCCCAAACAAGACGAGACAATTGGGAGTGAGCAACTACTGAGTTTTCTCCAGCAAAAGCTACCTGAGCATTTGTTGCCTACCTTTGTCATAGTTGATTCTCTGCCGTTGAATGCTAATGGTCAAGTTGATCGTCAAGCCTTACTTGCTCTTAATCCAACTAATACTGAAAGAGAAAAAATATTTGCTACAGCAGAAAATCCATTACAACTTCAATTAACAGAAATCTGGGAAAATGTTTTAGGAATTCATCCGATTGGAATAACAGATAACTTTTTTGATTTGGGTGGACACTCACTGCTGGCGGTACGTCTGTTTTCTCAGATTGAAAAGATAGTAGGCAAAAATCTAGCTCTATCTATCCTTTTACAAGCCCCAACTATTGAGCAGTTAGCTAATATTGTTGAGCGAGAAATATGCTCAAAACCTGGGATTGCGGCGGTGCCAACAGCTGATGTCAAATCTGAAACATCGATTCCTTGGTCATCTTTAGTAGCTATTCAACCCAACGGTTCTAAGCCTCCTTTCTTCTGTGTACATGGCTTGGGTGGAGAAGTTCTACGTTTCCGTGAATTGGCTGTGCATTTAGGATCAGATCAACCATTTTATGGACTACAACCACAAGGGTTAGATGGAAAACAGCTTCCTTATACCCGAATTGAAGACATGGCAGCGCACTACATTCAACAAATCCAGACTATTCAGCCCCATGAGCCTTATTTAATCGGTGGATACTCCTCTGGGGGTTTAATTGCTTACGAGATGGCTCGGCAATTGGCCATACAAGGTAAGAAAGTAGCTTTGCTGGTTCTATTTGATACTTATGGATCAAAAAACACTGAATCTCTATCATTGCAAAAGCCAGCCTCTCGTGATTGGAAGAGTCTTTTAGCAATTGCATCTAACTATCTTATTGAGCAGGTAAAAGGAAATACAGAACGGTTTAAGTATCAAATCAAAGAGATACTCTGGCGGTTTGTCTTTCACTTTCACCTGATTCTTGGTCGCCCCCTACCTTACTCCAACCGGAAATACATGGTGGAAAATGCCACTATACAAGCGCTAAGAAAATATGCTTTACAAGTTTACTCAGGTAAAGCAACCGTATTCCGAACAGAAGATGGTCTTGTAGTTGAACAACGAGAAGCTGATTCCAAAATGGGTTGGGGTAAATTGGCATTAGGGGGAGTGGATATTTATGATATTTCTGGGATTCATAATTCCATTTTTAAAGAACCCTATGTACGATCTGTGTCTGAAAAAATGAAATCTTGCATAGATCAAATTATTGCAGAAACCTGA
- a CDS encoding non-ribosomal peptide synthetase, protein MSLLPVDYQSRLTAVDFDPFANGELLLTAPATESQKEIWASVQMGDAANCAYNESQSLRLKGELDVKVFQSAVEKLVQRHEALRTTFSTDGNTLCIVASRQIEIPIIDLSNLEPQEQQEKLASILRQEVEQPFDLEHGPLFRAKIVKLQSQEHLATLTAHHIICDGWSWAVLMPDLGKLYSGLQQGIVPELEEPDNLSEYAILQEEEADSPEAIATEQYWLQQFADSVPVLDFPCDRPRPPLRTFNAAREDWHLNPELVANLKQLGTKLGCSFMTTILGGFEVWLHRLTGQNDLVVGIPAAGQAALGQYNLVGHCVNLLPLRSQINGEKSFSDYLRSRRSAVLDAYDHQQFTFGSLVKKLVLARDSSRIPLVPITFNIDQGLDNDKLRFTGLEVEFFSNPRAFENFELFINATELRGQMTLECQYNSNLFDADTIRHRMAEFETLLLGIVANPNQSIAKLPILPAVEQQLLATWNETQTDYPQDKSIHQLFEEQVERTPDAVALVFQEQQLTYRELNIRANQLAQYLQTLGVGADVLVGICVDRSLEMVVGLLGILKTGGAYVPLDPGYPQERLAFMLSDTQIKLLLTQKQLIDKLPVHKASVICLDTDWDTINQTTPENLISNVKADNLAYVMYTSGSTGQPKGVSVIHQGVVRLVKETNYVSLTAKEVFLQISPVSFDASTFEIWGCLLNGAKLIIFPPHTPSLDELGQIIQQYQVTTLWLTAGLFHLIVDEKIDALKPLRQLLAGGDVLSVTHVQKFLNTVDNCKLINGYGPTESTTFTCCYDIAAPLKPGASIPIGRPIANTQVYILDSHLQPVPIGITGELYIGGDGLAREYFNRPDLTTERFIANPFSPNPQSRLYKSGDLARYLPDGKIEYLGRIDNQVKVSGFRIELGEIEIALLQYPVIKEAVVIVREDAPGEKVLVGYFVAETSQDNPQIISELRRFLKQQLPEYMVPKIFVALEALPLNANGKVDRQALPKPDSFRPELEANYVAPRTPIEQQIADIWTQVLNVRQVGIYDNFFELGGYSLLGIQVVSRLRQALQVEILMSNLFELPTIADLAERVETLRWATQGVQASDSETADDYEEGEL, encoded by the coding sequence ATGAGCTTATTGCCTGTAGATTACCAATCCAGATTAACTGCGGTTGATTTTGATCCATTTGCAAATGGAGAATTACTTTTAACCGCCCCTGCCACAGAATCACAAAAAGAAATTTGGGCTTCTGTGCAAATGGGGGATGCTGCCAATTGTGCTTATAATGAGTCCCAATCTCTGCGACTAAAAGGCGAACTTGATGTCAAAGTTTTCCAGTCTGCGGTGGAAAAATTAGTACAACGTCATGAAGCACTACGGACAACTTTTAGCACGGATGGCAATACACTCTGCATTGTTGCTTCTCGGCAAATTGAAATCCCTATTATTGATCTTTCTAACCTGGAACCACAGGAACAACAGGAAAAATTAGCTAGTATCTTGCGACAAGAGGTAGAGCAACCTTTTGATTTGGAACATGGCCCCCTATTTCGGGCAAAAATTGTCAAATTGCAGTCGCAGGAGCATCTAGCCACTTTGACAGCCCATCATATTATTTGTGATGGTTGGTCTTGGGCAGTGCTGATGCCAGATCTGGGTAAACTTTATTCTGGCTTGCAACAGGGTATTGTTCCTGAATTGGAAGAACCAGACAATTTAAGTGAATATGCGATTTTGCAGGAAGAAGAGGCGGATAGTCCAGAAGCGATCGCCACAGAACAATACTGGTTACAACAATTCGCTGACTCTGTACCTGTACTAGATTTCCCCTGCGATCGCCCCCGTCCACCACTTAGAACCTTTAACGCTGCCCGTGAAGATTGGCATTTAAATCCTGAATTAGTTGCCAACCTCAAACAACTAGGGACAAAACTCGGTTGTAGCTTTATGACTACTATCCTGGGAGGATTTGAAGTTTGGCTGCACCGTCTGACAGGACAAAACGACTTGGTTGTTGGTATTCCAGCCGCCGGACAAGCTGCTTTGGGTCAATATAATCTCGTAGGTCACTGTGTAAATTTACTACCTTTGCGTAGCCAAATTAATGGCGAAAAATCTTTCAGCGACTACTTGCGATCGCGGCGATCGGCTGTATTAGATGCTTACGATCATCAACAATTTACCTTTGGTAGTCTGGTCAAAAAATTAGTTCTGGCACGGGATTCTAGCCGGATTCCTTTAGTTCCCATTACATTTAATATCGATCAGGGTTTAGATAATGATAAACTCCGCTTCACTGGGTTGGAAGTAGAATTTTTCTCTAACCCCCGTGCCTTCGAGAACTTTGAACTGTTCATCAATGCTACGGAATTACGTGGTCAGATGACCCTGGAATGTCAGTACAACAGTAACTTATTTGACGCTGACACTATTCGCCACCGGATGGCAGAGTTTGAAACTTTGTTATTGGGTATAGTTGCTAACCCCAATCAAAGTATTGCTAAATTGCCAATTTTACCAGCAGTTGAGCAACAGTTATTAGCAACATGGAACGAGACACAAACAGACTATCCCCAAGATAAATCTATTCATCAGTTATTTGAGGAGCAGGTAGAGCGTACCCCCGATGCTGTGGCGTTGGTATTTCAAGAACAGCAACTCACTTATCGAGAGTTAAATATTCGCGCGAACCAATTAGCGCAATACCTGCAAACACTGGGAGTAGGTGCAGATGTTCTTGTGGGAATCTGCGTCGATCGCTCCCTAGAAATGGTAGTAGGTCTTTTAGGGATTCTGAAAACAGGTGGAGCTTATGTCCCCCTAGATCCGGGGTATCCGCAAGAACGTTTAGCTTTCATGCTTTCAGACACCCAGATCAAATTACTGTTGACCCAAAAACAGCTAATTGACAAACTACCTGTTCACAAAGCAAGTGTAATTTGTCTAGATACCGACTGGGATACTATCAACCAAACAACACCAGAGAATTTAATTAGTAATGTCAAGGCTGACAATTTGGCTTATGTAATGTATACATCTGGTTCTACAGGTCAGCCCAAGGGTGTTAGTGTTATCCATCAAGGTGTAGTTAGATTAGTTAAAGAAACTAACTATGTAAGCCTTACTGCCAAAGAAGTATTTTTACAAATTAGTCCCGTCTCCTTTGACGCTTCAACCTTTGAAATTTGGGGTTGTTTGCTTAACGGTGCAAAACTAATAATCTTTCCTCCCCATACCCCATCTTTAGACGAACTAGGGCAAATAATTCAGCAATATCAGGTGACAACCTTATGGCTAACGGCAGGTTTATTCCATCTAATAGTCGATGAAAAAATTGATGCTTTAAAACCCTTACGTCAACTATTAGCAGGTGGTGATGTTTTATCCGTTACCCACGTCCAGAAATTTCTTAACACAGTAGACAACTGTAAATTAATTAATGGTTACGGGCCGACAGAAAGTACAACTTTTACCTGCTGTTATGACATTGCAGCACCACTAAAGCCAGGGGCTTCTATTCCTATTGGCCGCCCCATTGCTAATACCCAAGTTTATATCTTGGACTCCCATTTACAACCCGTCCCAATTGGAATCACAGGTGAGTTGTATATTGGTGGCGATGGTTTAGCACGAGAATATTTTAATCGCCCGGATCTGACTACTGAAAGATTTATTGCCAATCCCTTTAGCCCAAATCCTCAATCACGCTTATATAAAAGTGGAGACTTAGCTCGCTATTTGCCAGATGGAAAGATTGAATACCTGGGTCGGATTGACAATCAGGTAAAAGTAAGCGGTTTCCGCATAGAATTGGGTGAAATTGAAATCGCACTTTTGCAATATCCGGTAATAAAAGAAGCGGTAGTAATTGTTCGAGAAGACGCTCCTGGTGAGAAAGTGCTGGTTGGTTATTTTGTGGCAGAAACTAGTCAAGATAACCCGCAAATAATCTCAGAATTACGGCGATTCTTGAAACAACAGCTTCCTGAATATATGGTGCCAAAGATTTTTGTGGCACTGGAAGCCTTGCCGCTAAATGCTAATGGCAAAGTTGATCGTCAGGCACTACCAAAGCCTGATTCTTTCCGTCCAGAACTGGAAGCAAATTATGTAGCGCCTCGTACTCCCATTGAGCAGCAGATTGCAGATATCTGGACACAGGTTTTAAATGTCAGGCAGGTTGGGATTTACGACAACTTTTTTGAATTGGGTGGATATTCTCTACTAGGAATTCAAGTGGTTTCTCGACTGCGCCAAGCCTTGCAAGTAGAAATCCTCATGTCCAATTTGTTTGAACTACCAACCATAGCAGATTTAGCTGAACGAGTGGAAACTCTGCGTTGGGCAACCCAAGGCGTTCAGGCTTCTGATAGTGAAACAGCTGATGATTACGAGGAAGGTGAGCTATGA